A stretch of DNA from Terriglobales bacterium:
GCGGCCCGGTGTTCAAGTTCAACGAGTCGGTCTCGTTCGTCGTCCACTGCGAGAACCAGGAGGAGGTTGATTACTACTGGGAGAAGCTGACGCAGGGCGGCAAGGAAGTGCAGTGCGGCTGGCTCAAGGACAAGTACGGCCTTTCCTGGCAGGTGGTACCCACGGCTCTCGGGAGGCTGACGAGCAGCGGCGACGCCGCTCAGTCCAGCCGGGTGATGGCTGCCCTGATGAAGATGGTAAAGCTGGATATCGCCGCGCTCGAGGCGGCGGCGAAGGGCTAGCGCTAAGTACCGAACCGTTCAGCGGCGCGGGCCTTCGCCTTGGCGGCTTCTTCTTCCCGGTTGCGCGGCGGCGCCGAGGTTTGCAGCGTGAGCAGCAGGCGGGTGGCGATGGCGGAGATCTCT
This window harbors:
- a CDS encoding VOC family protein, whose product is MSKISPFLWFNNEAEEAARFYTSIFKNSKITKISRYGDSAPMPKGTVMVVEFEMNGQTFMALNGGPVFKFNESVSFVVHCENQEEVDYYWEKLTQGGKEVQCGWLKDKYGLSWQVVPTALGRLTSSGDAAQSSRVMAALMKMVKLDIAALEAAAKG